In Halomonas alkalicola, the following proteins share a genomic window:
- a CDS encoding IclR family transcriptional regulator domain-containing protein: MSEVKRRTAGRPAGSGKASGGHSQSLVRGLNLLERLSASPGGLALSELAEQADLAPSTTHRLLQALQGQGFVTQDSELGVWKIDVKTFRIGNSFLEARDFVATSRPFLRRLTALTGETANLGIRDDGTAVFLAQSESSQMMRMITRLGSRAPLHASGVGKALMAWLPDDELERVLAERGLARVTENTLHTPESLRAGLAEIRRQGFACDREEHAIGLHCVAACIHDEHGIPLAAISVSGPVARIPETRLLELGALVRDTAAEITARLGGRVPEA, translated from the coding sequence GTGAGCGAGGTCAAGCGCAGGACGGCGGGACGACCCGCGGGATCGGGGAAGGCCAGCGGCGGCCACAGCCAGTCGCTGGTACGCGGGCTCAACCTGCTCGAGCGCCTCTCGGCGAGCCCCGGGGGGCTTGCGCTTTCGGAGCTGGCCGAACAGGCCGATCTCGCCCCCTCGACGACCCATCGCCTGCTCCAGGCGCTGCAGGGACAGGGCTTCGTCACCCAGGACAGCGAGCTCGGCGTCTGGAAGATCGACGTCAAGACCTTCCGCATCGGCAACAGCTTCCTCGAGGCCCGCGACTTCGTGGCCACCAGCCGCCCCTTCCTGCGCCGCCTCACCGCCCTGACCGGCGAGACCGCCAACCTGGGCATCCGCGACGACGGCACCGCGGTGTTCCTGGCCCAGAGCGAGTCGTCCCAGATGATGCGCATGATCACCCGGCTGGGCTCCCGGGCGCCGCTGCACGCCTCCGGCGTCGGCAAGGCGCTGATGGCCTGGCTGCCCGACGACGAGCTCGAGCGTGTCCTCGCCGAGCGGGGCCTGGCCCGGGTCACCGAGAACACCCTGCACACGCCCGAATCGCTGCGCGCGGGCCTCGCCGAGATTCGCCGCCAGGGCTTCGCCTGCGATCGCGAGGAGCACGCCATCGGCCTGCACTGCGTGGCCGCCTGCATCCATGACGAGCACGGCATCCCGCTGGCCGCCATCTCGGTCTCCGGGCCCGTGGCGCGCATCCCCGAGACACGCCTGCTGGAGCTCGGCGCCCTGGTGCGCGACACCGCCGCCGAGATCACCGCCCGGCTGGGTGGACGGGTGCCGGAAGCCTGA
- the serA gene encoding phosphoglycerate dehydrogenase: MAKTSLDKSKIKVLLLEGVHQSAVDNLHNAGYSNIEHLPTSLDEAALIEKIRDVHFIGIRSRTQLNERVFAAAEKLVAVGCFCIGTNQVDLTAALVRGIPVFNAPYSNTRSVAELVLAEAIMLLRGIPEKNALAHRGGWQKSARNSHEARGKTLGIVGYGSIGSQLSVLAESLGFDVIYYDVVTKLGMGNARQVGSLDELLRRADVVSLHVPDLPSTKWMIGAEQIARMKEGAILINAARGSVVVIEALADAIKAGKLNGAAIDVFPVEPKGNDEEFESPLRGLDNVILTPHIGGSTLEAQENIGIEVSEKLVTYSDNGTTVTSVNFPEVALPAHPDKHRLLHIHDNVPGVMSEINRVLSENGINIAGQYLQTNEKVGYVVIDVDKAYGPQALDALRQVEHTLKVRVLYSESGQQA, encoded by the coding sequence ATGGCCAAGACGTCCCTGGACAAGAGCAAGATCAAGGTCCTGCTGCTCGAGGGGGTCCACCAGAGCGCGGTGGACAATCTGCACAACGCCGGGTACTCGAACATCGAGCACCTGCCCACCTCGCTGGACGAAGCGGCGCTGATCGAGAAGATCCGCGACGTGCACTTCATCGGCATTCGCTCCCGCACCCAGCTCAACGAGCGCGTCTTCGCCGCTGCCGAGAAGCTGGTGGCCGTGGGCTGCTTCTGCATCGGCACCAACCAGGTCGACCTCACCGCGGCCCTGGTGCGCGGCATCCCGGTCTTCAACGCCCCCTACTCCAACACCCGCTCGGTGGCTGAGCTGGTGCTGGCCGAGGCGATCATGCTGCTGCGCGGCATCCCCGAGAAGAACGCCCTGGCCCACCGCGGCGGCTGGCAGAAGTCGGCGAGGAACTCCCACGAGGCCCGCGGCAAGACCCTGGGGATCGTCGGCTACGGCAGCATCGGCTCCCAGCTCTCCGTACTGGCCGAGTCGCTGGGCTTCGACGTCATCTATTACGACGTGGTGACCAAGCTGGGCATGGGCAACGCCCGCCAGGTGGGCAGTCTCGACGAGCTGCTGCGTCGTGCCGATGTGGTCAGCCTGCACGTGCCCGACCTGCCCTCCACCAAGTGGATGATCGGCGCCGAGCAGATCGCCCGCATGAAAGAGGGCGCCATCCTGATCAACGCCGCCCGCGGCAGCGTGGTGGTAATCGAGGCCCTGGCCGACGCCATCAAGGCCGGTAAGCTCAACGGCGCGGCCATCGATGTCTTCCCGGTGGAGCCCAAGGGCAACGACGAGGAGTTCGAGAGCCCGCTGCGCGGCCTGGACAACGTCATCCTCACCCCGCACATCGGCGGCTCCACCCTCGAGGCCCAGGAGAACATCGGCATCGAGGTCTCCGAGAAGCTGGTCACCTACTCCGACAACGGCACCACCGTCACCTCGGTCAACTTCCCCGAGGTCGCCCTGCCGGCCCACCCGGACAAGCATCGCCTGCTGCATATCCACGACAACGTGCCGGGCGTGATGTCCGAGATCAACCGGGTGCTCTCCGAGAACGGCATCAACATCGCCGGCCAGTACCTTCAGACCAACGAGAAGGTCGGCTACGTGGTGATCGACGTCGACAAGGCCTACGGCCCCCAGGCCCTCGATGCCCTTCGCCAGGTGGAACACACCCTCAAGGTGCGCGTGCTCTACTCCGAGAGCGGCCAGCAGGCCTGA
- the hemE gene encoding uroporphyrinogen decarboxylase, which yields MELKNDRFLRALARQPVDRTPVWMMRQGGRYLPEYRATRAEAGDFMDLCRNHDLACEVTLQPLERYPLDAAILFSDILTIPDAMGLGLYFETGEGPKFRKPVRTAEDVAALSVPDAERDLDYVMRAVSTIRRELNGRVPLIGFSGSPWTLATYMVEGSSSKDFRHVKTMLYDTPSVMHDLLDTLATAVTEYLNAQIRAGAQAVQIFDTWGGALSTPAYLEFSLRYMEQIVAGLIREHDGRKVPVILFTKNGGQWLEDIALAGPDAVGLDWTTELSDARARVGHKVALQGNLDPNVLFARPAAIRAEVARILDSYGAGPGHVFNLGHGISQFTNPDNVTAFMEALHELSPAYHRRIQHG from the coding sequence ATGGAACTCAAGAACGATCGCTTTCTGCGCGCCCTGGCGCGTCAGCCTGTCGACCGCACCCCGGTATGGATGATGCGCCAGGGCGGCCGCTACCTGCCGGAGTACCGCGCCACCCGCGCCGAGGCCGGCGACTTCATGGATCTCTGCCGCAACCATGACCTGGCCTGCGAGGTGACCCTGCAGCCGCTGGAGCGCTATCCGCTGGACGCGGCGATCCTCTTCTCGGATATCCTCACCATTCCCGATGCCATGGGCCTGGGGCTCTACTTCGAGACCGGCGAGGGACCGAAATTCCGCAAGCCGGTGCGCACCGCCGAGGACGTGGCGGCGCTCAGCGTGCCCGACGCCGAGCGCGACCTGGACTACGTGATGCGGGCGGTCTCCACCATCCGCCGCGAGCTCAACGGCCGGGTGCCGCTGATCGGCTTCTCCGGCAGCCCCTGGACGCTCGCTACCTACATGGTGGAGGGCAGCTCCAGCAAGGACTTCCGCCACGTCAAGACGATGCTCTACGACACGCCCAGCGTGATGCATGACCTGCTCGACACCCTGGCCACGGCGGTCACCGAGTACCTCAACGCCCAGATTCGCGCCGGCGCCCAGGCGGTGCAGATCTTCGACACCTGGGGCGGGGCGCTCTCCACCCCGGCCTATCTGGAGTTCTCGCTGCGCTACATGGAGCAGATCGTCGCCGGCCTGATCCGTGAGCACGACGGGCGCAAGGTGCCGGTCATCCTGTTCACCAAGAACGGCGGCCAGTGGCTCGAGGACATCGCCCTGGCGGGCCCCGATGCGGTGGGCCTGGACTGGACGACGGAACTGTCCGATGCCCGCGCCCGGGTCGGCCACAAGGTGGCCCTGCAGGGCAACCTGGACCCCAACGTGCTGTTTGCCCGTCCTGCGGCGATTCGTGCCGAGGTGGCGCGCATCCTCGACAGCTACGGCGCGGGGCCCGGCCACGTCTTCAATCTGGGCCACGGCATCAGCCAGTTCACCAACCCGGACAACGTCACCGCCTTCATGGAGGCGCTGCACGAGCTGAGCCCGGCCTACCACCGCCGGATCCAGCATGGCTGA
- the hmgA gene encoding homogentisate 1,2-dioxygenase, whose translation MTTFLNYQSGFRNHFASEALPGALPEGQNSPQRCAYGLYAEQFTGSAFTAPRHQNFRSWLYRIRPSVSQSAYRPLPDRAVATAPLARPAADPNQMRWDPVPLPEAPTDFVDGLLTIAVNGDAGTQAGCGVHVYAFNRDMTERFFYNADGELLIVPQQGTLRLRTEMGELEVASGEIALIPRGIKFQVRLGAGVDAARGYVCENYGSPFELPGLGPIGANGLANPRDFLSPVAAYEDLQGDFELVAKFSGRFWVTDLDHSPLDVVAWHGNVTPYKYDLASFNTINTVSFDHPDPSIFTVLTSASDTPGMANIDFVIFPPRWMVAENTFRPPYFHRNLMSEFMGLIHGEYDAKAEGFLPGGASLHNCMSPHGPDAETFEKASNAELTPHYQGATLAFMFESRYVYHPTEAALEAEFRQRDYVDVWSTLRSHFDPNRP comes from the coding sequence ATGACGACTTTCCTTAACTACCAGAGCGGCTTTCGCAACCACTTCGCCAGCGAGGCGCTGCCCGGCGCCCTGCCCGAGGGGCAGAACTCGCCCCAGCGCTGCGCCTACGGCCTCTATGCCGAGCAGTTCACCGGCTCCGCCTTCACCGCGCCGCGCCACCAGAACTTCCGCAGCTGGCTCTACCGCATCCGCCCCTCGGTCTCCCAGAGCGCCTACCGGCCGCTGCCCGACCGTGCCGTGGCCACCGCGCCGCTGGCCCGCCCCGCCGCCGACCCCAACCAGATGCGCTGGGACCCGGTGCCGCTGCCCGAGGCGCCCACCGACTTCGTCGACGGCCTGCTGACCATCGCCGTCAACGGCGATGCCGGCACCCAGGCCGGCTGCGGCGTGCACGTCTACGCCTTCAACCGGGACATGACCGAGCGCTTCTTCTACAACGCCGACGGCGAGCTTCTGATCGTGCCGCAGCAGGGCACCCTGCGCCTGCGCACCGAGATGGGCGAGCTGGAGGTCGCCAGCGGCGAGATCGCCCTGATCCCCCGCGGCATCAAGTTCCAGGTGCGCCTGGGGGCGGGCGTCGACGCCGCCCGCGGCTATGTGTGCGAGAACTACGGCAGCCCCTTCGAGCTGCCCGGCCTCGGCCCCATCGGCGCCAACGGCCTGGCCAACCCCCGCGACTTCCTGAGCCCGGTGGCGGCCTATGAGGACCTGCAGGGCGACTTCGAGCTGGTGGCCAAGTTCTCCGGGCGCTTCTGGGTCACCGACCTGGACCACTCGCCCCTGGACGTGGTGGCCTGGCACGGCAACGTCACCCCCTACAAGTACGATCTGGCCAGCTTCAACACCATCAACACGGTGAGCTTCGACCATCCGGACCCCTCGATCTTCACCGTGCTGACCTCCGCCTCCGACACCCCGGGGATGGCCAACATCGACTTCGTGATCTTCCCGCCGCGCTGGATGGTGGCCGAGAACACCTTCCGTCCGCCCTACTTCCATCGCAACCTGATGAGCGAGTTCATGGGGCTGATCCACGGCGAGTACGATGCCAAGGCGGAGGGCTTCCTGCCCGGCGGCGCCAGCCTGCACAACTGCATGTCGCCCCACGGGCCGGATGCCGAGACCTTCGAGAAGGCCTCGAATGCCGAGCTGACGCCCCACTACCAGGGCGCCACCCTGGCCTTCATGTTCGAGAGCCGCTACGTCTACCATCCCACCGAGGCGGCGCTGGAGGCGGAGTTCCGCCAGCGCGACTACGTGGACGTCTGGTCGACCCTGCGCTCGCACTTCGATCCGAACCGGCCCTGA
- the maiA gene encoding maleylacetoacetate isomerase, with protein sequence MATLYGYFRSSAAYRVRIALNLKGLAHDQVPVNLVKGEQRGEANLARHPLGLVPSLETDEGVTLVQSLAICEYLDEVHPTPALLPADPAGRARVRALAQLVACEIHPLNNLGVLKYLVGELGADEAAKLAWYRHWVAEGFQALEAMLTPEAGSGDFCHGDTPTLADLCLVPQVFNAERFECDLSPYPRIRRITERCRALPAFAQAAPGAPAVAGAE encoded by the coding sequence ATGGCCACGCTCTACGGCTACTTCCGCTCCTCGGCCGCCTACCGGGTGCGCATCGCCCTGAACCTCAAGGGCCTGGCCCATGACCAGGTCCCGGTCAACCTGGTCAAGGGCGAGCAGCGCGGTGAGGCCAACCTCGCCCGCCACCCCCTGGGGCTGGTGCCGTCGCTCGAGACCGACGAGGGGGTGACCCTCGTCCAGTCGCTGGCGATCTGCGAGTACCTGGACGAGGTGCATCCGACGCCCGCCCTGCTGCCGGCGGACCCCGCCGGCCGCGCCCGGGTGCGCGCCCTGGCCCAGCTGGTCGCCTGCGAGATCCACCCGCTCAACAACCTGGGGGTGCTCAAGTACCTGGTGGGCGAGCTGGGGGCGGACGAGGCGGCCAAGCTGGCCTGGTACCGCCACTGGGTCGCCGAGGGCTTCCAGGCCCTGGAGGCGATGCTGACCCCCGAGGCGGGCAGCGGCGACTTCTGCCACGGCGACACCCCCACCCTGGCGGATCTCTGCCTGGTGCCCCAGGTGTTCAACGCCGAGCGCTTCGAGTGCGACCTCTCGCCCTACCCGAGGATCCGGCGCATCACCGAGCGCTGCCGCGCCCTGCCGGCCTTCGCCCAGGCCGCCCCGGGGGCGCCCGCCGTCGCCGGAGCCGAGTGA
- a CDS encoding MarR family winged helix-turn-helix transcriptional regulator, whose product MSSGESHQEVQMQGPKRLDLDQFLPYRLGSLADRISGQLAAMYEERYAVNVAQWRVLAWLSHRDVLNAKQICEATGMDKARVSRAVQALVDRELVSRTPSQRDQRLHDLRLTESGWLLLSELIPDARAWEAELVSSLSDSEYRELLKLMRKLERQLERIG is encoded by the coding sequence ATGTCGTCAGGCGAAAGTCATCAAGAAGTGCAAATGCAAGGGCCCAAGCGGCTCGATCTCGACCAGTTTCTTCCCTACCGGCTTGGTAGCCTCGCCGATCGCATCAGCGGTCAGCTGGCCGCTATGTACGAGGAGCGTTACGCGGTCAACGTGGCCCAGTGGCGAGTGCTGGCCTGGCTCAGTCATCGCGATGTGCTGAATGCCAAGCAGATCTGTGAGGCAACGGGAATGGATAAGGCGCGTGTCTCCCGGGCGGTGCAGGCGCTGGTCGATCGCGAATTGGTCAGTAGAACCCCTTCACAGCGAGACCAGCGCCTGCACGACCTTCGCCTGACAGAGTCAGGATGGCTGCTCTTGTCGGAATTGATACCTGACGCGAGAGCCTGGGAGGCCGAGCTGGTGTCCTCCCTCAGCGACAGCGAATATCGCGAGCTGCTCAAGCTGATGCGCAAGCTTGAGCGGCAACTGGAGCGTATCGGCTAG
- the ribA gene encoding GTP cyclohydrolase II yields the protein MTIRFIAASRLPTPWATFTMHGFEDEATGKDHIALTLGDVANGEPVLGRVHSECLTGDALFSMRCDCGYQLQEALKRIADEGRGVLLYLRQEGRGIGLLNKIRAYHLQDQGADTVEANEQLGFGADLRRYDLCVPMLEHLGIASLRLMTNNPRKVEALTSAGVHIAERVPLTTGLNPHNEQYLSTKAGKLGHMMALGDFTQASDVDIKRKG from the coding sequence GTGACGATTCGCTTCATCGCCGCCTCTCGACTGCCCACCCCCTGGGCCACCTTCACCATGCACGGCTTCGAGGACGAGGCCACCGGCAAGGACCATATCGCCCTGACCCTGGGCGACGTGGCCAACGGCGAGCCGGTGCTGGGGCGGGTCCACTCCGAGTGCCTGACCGGCGACGCCCTCTTCTCGATGCGCTGCGACTGCGGCTACCAGCTCCAGGAGGCTCTCAAGCGCATCGCCGACGAGGGGCGCGGGGTGCTGCTCTACCTGCGCCAGGAAGGGCGCGGCATCGGCCTGCTCAACAAGATCCGCGCTTACCACCTGCAGGATCAGGGGGCCGATACCGTGGAGGCCAACGAGCAGCTTGGCTTCGGCGCCGACCTGCGTCGCTACGATCTCTGCGTGCCGATGCTCGAGCACCTGGGCATTGCCTCGCTCAGGCTGATGACCAACAACCCGCGCAAGGTCGAGGCCCTGACCAGCGCCGGTGTGCACATCGCGGAACGCGTCCCGCTGACCACCGGGCTCAACCCCCACAACGAGCAGTACCTCTCCACCAAGGCCGGCAAGCTCGGCCACATGATGGCGCTGGGCGACTTCACCCAGGCCAGCGACGTGGATATCAAACGCAAGGGCTAG
- a CDS encoding farnesyl diphosphate synthase, translating into MNAETLAAGLAADRARVDARLEALFGERGAAVPRLDAAMRHGVLVGGKRLRPVLVYAAGRALGAADDALDAPAMAIELVHAYSLVHDDLPAMDDDDLRRGQPTVHKAYDEATAILAGDALQALAFEVLARSTHPRLAAMLVTLAEAAGRDGMVAGQALDLAAVGGHPDVAALATMHGHKTGALIRAAVRLGGLVAVAETDPRLAALDDYARAIGLAFQIHDDVLDVTGDTATLGKASGADAARDKPTYPSLLGLEGARARAGELVEEAVAALAPLGEGAIPLKALARYMIERDH; encoded by the coding sequence GTGAACGCTGAGACCCTGGCGGCCGGCCTGGCCGCGGATCGTGCCCGGGTGGATGCCCGGCTGGAAGCGCTGTTCGGCGAGCGGGGCGCCGCGGTGCCGCGCCTGGATGCCGCCATGCGCCACGGCGTGCTGGTGGGCGGCAAGCGGCTGCGCCCGGTGCTGGTCTATGCCGCCGGTCGCGCCCTGGGCGCGGCGGACGACGCCCTGGATGCGCCGGCCATGGCCATCGAACTGGTCCACGCCTACTCCCTGGTCCATGACGATCTGCCGGCCATGGATGACGACGACCTGCGCCGCGGCCAGCCCACGGTACACAAGGCCTATGACGAGGCCACCGCGATCCTGGCCGGTGACGCCCTGCAGGCGCTCGCCTTCGAGGTGCTGGCCCGCTCCACTCATCCGCGGCTGGCCGCCATGCTGGTCACCCTGGCCGAGGCCGCCGGCCGCGACGGCATGGTGGCCGGCCAGGCGCTGGATCTGGCGGCCGTGGGCGGCCACCCCGACGTGGCAGCGCTGGCCACCATGCATGGCCACAAGACCGGCGCGCTGATTCGCGCCGCGGTGCGCCTGGGCGGGCTCGTCGCCGTGGCCGAGACGGATCCGCGCCTGGCCGCCCTGGACGACTACGCCCGCGCCATCGGCCTGGCCTTCCAGATCCATGACGACGTGCTCGATGTGACCGGCGACACCGCCACCCTGGGCAAGGCGTCCGGGGCGGATGCCGCTCGCGACAAGCCCACCTACCCGAGCCTGCTGGGGCTCGAGGGCGCCCGCGCCCGCGCCGGCGAGCTGGTGGAGGAGGCCGTGGCGGCCCTCGCCCCGCTGGGCGAAGGCGCGATTCCCCTGAAGGCCCTGGCCCGCTACATGATCGAGCGCGACCACTGA
- a CDS encoding fumarylacetoacetate hydrolase family protein: MKLATLKNGRDGELIIVSRDLSRGVSATDIAPTLQQAIEAWDAVSPKLEARYAELNAGSAEGAFALDQGQLHSPLPRSYHWADGSAYLNHVKLVRQARNAEMPETFWTDPLMYQGGGDKFLAPCDDIEAVSEEHGIDFEGEIAVITDDVPMAVTPEQAAGHIKLVMLVNDVSLRGLIPGELAKGFGFFQAKPASAFSPIAVTPDELGDAWQDGRVHLPLTVHLNGEKFGEPEAGPDMIFGFPELIAHAAKTRYLGAGAIIGSGTVSNPDADGGPGKPVADGGVGYSCLAEVRRVEQILHGAAKTPFMRFGDRVRIEMFDREGRSIFGAIDQQVVKYQP; the protein is encoded by the coding sequence ATGAAACTGGCCACCCTCAAGAACGGACGCGACGGTGAACTGATCATCGTCTCCCGGGACCTCTCCCGCGGCGTCTCCGCCACCGACATCGCCCCCACCCTGCAGCAGGCCATCGAGGCCTGGGACGCGGTGAGCCCGAAGCTCGAGGCCCGCTACGCCGAGCTCAATGCGGGCAGCGCCGAAGGCGCCTTCGCCCTGGACCAGGGCCAGCTGCACTCGCCGCTGCCGCGCAGCTACCACTGGGCCGACGGCTCCGCCTACCTCAACCACGTCAAGCTGGTGCGCCAGGCGCGCAACGCCGAGATGCCCGAGACCTTCTGGACCGACCCGCTGATGTACCAGGGCGGCGGCGACAAGTTTCTCGCCCCCTGTGATGACATCGAGGCGGTCAGCGAGGAGCACGGCATCGACTTCGAGGGCGAGATCGCGGTGATCACCGACGACGTGCCCATGGCGGTGACCCCGGAGCAGGCGGCCGGCCACATCAAGCTGGTGATGCTGGTCAACGACGTCAGCCTGCGCGGCCTGATCCCCGGCGAGCTGGCCAAGGGCTTCGGCTTCTTCCAGGCCAAGCCCGCCTCCGCCTTCTCGCCCATCGCCGTCACCCCGGACGAACTGGGCGACGCCTGGCAGGACGGCCGCGTCCACCTGCCGCTGACCGTGCACCTCAACGGCGAGAAGTTCGGCGAGCCCGAGGCGGGCCCCGACATGATCTTCGGCTTCCCGGAGCTCATCGCCCACGCGGCGAAGACCCGCTATCTCGGCGCCGGCGCCATCATCGGCTCAGGTACCGTCTCCAACCCGGACGCCGACGGCGGCCCCGGCAAGCCGGTGGCGGACGGTGGCGTGGGCTACAGCTGCCTGGCCGAGGTACGCAGGGTGGAGCAGATCCTGCACGGCGCGGCCAAGACCCCCTTCATGCGCTTCGGCGACCGGGTGCGCATCGAGATGTTCGACCGCGAGGGCAGGAGCATCTTCGGCGCCATCGACCAGCAGGTGGTGAAGTACCAGCCCTGA
- a CDS encoding VanZ family protein yields MAERPLLTWLERLHDRRRLWAALAVLGALAIALGSLTPGSQMPSNLPWDKLNHFIGYAGLAGLIGLAGVRLPLAFLVAVLYGIAIEVAQIPVPGRSGGDWADILANSLGATFAVLLLAAFRRWLR; encoded by the coding sequence ATGGCTGAGAGGCCCCTGCTGACCTGGCTTGAACGTCTGCACGACCGGCGCCGCCTTTGGGCGGCGCTGGCCGTTCTCGGGGCGCTGGCCATCGCCCTGGGCAGCCTGACGCCGGGCAGCCAGATGCCCTCGAACCTGCCGTGGGACAAGCTCAACCACTTCATCGGCTATGCGGGCCTCGCCGGGCTGATTGGCCTGGCCGGGGTGCGCCTGCCGCTCGCCTTCCTGGTTGCCGTGCTCTACGGCATCGCCATCGAAGTCGCCCAGATCCCGGTGCCGGGCCGCAGCGGCGGCGACTGGGCCGATATCCTCGCCAACTCCCTCGGTGCTACCTTCGCGGTGCTGCTGCTGGCAGCCTTCCGGCGCTGGCTGCGCTGA
- a CDS encoding exodeoxyribonuclease VII small subunit — MAERRQRPDGQQSDVAEATDFATTVDRLERLVERLESGELSLEESLAAFEEGIRLTRDAQRRLDEAELRVRTLTEGAEGGMTLTPFAPPAEDESER, encoded by the coding sequence ATGGCGGAGCGCAGGCAGCGGCCCGATGGCCAGCAGAGTGACGTGGCGGAGGCGACCGATTTCGCCACCACCGTCGATCGCCTCGAGCGGCTCGTGGAGCGGCTCGAGTCCGGCGAGCTGTCGCTGGAGGAGTCCCTGGCCGCCTTCGAGGAGGGCATTCGCCTGACCCGCGACGCCCAGCGCCGCCTCGACGAGGCGGAGCTCAGGGTGCGCACCCTGACCGAGGGCGCCGAGGGCGGCATGACCCTGACGCCCTTCGCCCCTCCCGCGGAGGATGAGAGTGAACGCTGA
- a CDS encoding enoyl-CoA hydratase has protein sequence MSDSTPPLRRRDEGGVATLTLSRPESFNALSEAMLVALKEELGRLANDGSVRCVVIAAEGRAFCAGHDLKQMRANPDKAYYQELFARCGRVMQPIVELPIPVIARVQGIATAAGCQLVASCDLAVAARSARFAVSGINAGLFCSTPAVALSRNVSRKRAMELLLTGEFIDAETARDWGLINRVAEDDALDDAVAALTDSICAKSAVAVRTGKGMFQRQLQMPLDEAYAFAGEVMACNMMAEDAGEGIDAFIEKRPPQWRHR, from the coding sequence ATGAGCGACTCGACTCCGCCCCTGCGGCGCCGCGATGAAGGCGGCGTGGCCACCCTGACCCTCAGCCGCCCGGAGAGCTTCAATGCCCTCTCCGAGGCGATGCTGGTCGCCCTCAAGGAGGAGCTCGGCCGCCTGGCCAACGATGGCAGCGTGCGCTGCGTAGTGATCGCCGCCGAGGGGCGTGCCTTCTGCGCCGGCCACGACCTCAAGCAGATGCGCGCCAACCCCGACAAGGCCTACTACCAGGAGCTCTTTGCCCGCTGCGGCCGGGTGATGCAGCCCATCGTCGAGCTGCCGATACCGGTGATCGCGCGGGTGCAGGGCATCGCCACCGCCGCCGGCTGCCAGCTGGTGGCCAGCTGTGACCTGGCCGTGGCCGCACGCTCCGCGCGTTTCGCCGTCTCCGGCATCAATGCCGGGCTCTTCTGCTCCACCCCGGCGGTGGCGCTGTCGCGCAACGTCAGCCGCAAGCGCGCCATGGAGCTGCTGCTCACCGGCGAGTTCATCGATGCCGAGACCGCCCGCGACTGGGGGCTGATCAACCGCGTGGCCGAGGACGACGCCCTGGACGACGCCGTGGCCGCGCTCACCGACAGCATCTGCGCCAAGAGCGCGGTGGCGGTGCGCACCGGCAAGGGCATGTTCCAGCGCCAGCTGCAGATGCCCCTGGACGAGGCCTACGCCTTCGCCGGCGAGGTGATGGCCTGCAACATGATGGCCGAGGACGCCGGTGAGGGCATCGACGCCTTTATCGAGAAGCGCCCGCCGCAGTGGCGACATAGATAG